A DNA window from Paramormyrops kingsleyae isolate MSU_618 chromosome 10, PKINGS_0.4, whole genome shotgun sequence contains the following coding sequences:
- the LOC111838975 gene encoding sodium-coupled neutral amino acid transporter 3-like, giving the protein MDWIRAYEGLGNRAFGTPGKVLSASIITLNNIGAMASYLFIVKSELPLIIEVFLGTTSDSREWYLKGEYLVIIVSLTIILPLALMRQLGYIGYTSGFSLTCMVFFLISVIYKKLTIGCPLNNHDPSQASGDINNGTTEDDVCGAKLVTLNTRTAYTVPILAFAFVCQPVVLPIYTELRKGHISAEPDFYITGIILY; this is encoded by the exons ATGGATT GGATCCGTGCCTATGAAGGGCTGGGCAATCGGGCCTTCGGCACTCCAGGAAAAGTGCTGTCAGCTTCCATAATCACATTAAATAACATCGGAG CCATGGCCAGCTACCTATTCATTGTGAAGTCAGAGCTGCCGTTGATAATTGAAGTCTTCCTGGGAACCACATCTGACTCCCG AGAGTGGTATCTGAAAGGGGAATACCTGGTGATTATTGTCAGCCTGACAATAATCTTACCTCTTGCCCTCATGCGGCAGCTTG GCTACATTGGCTACACCAGTGGGTTCTCTTTGACTTGCATGGTGTTCTTCCTCATCTCT GTAATCTACAAGAAGTTAACCATTGGGTGTCCACTTAATAACCATGACCCGAGTCAAGCATCAGGGGATATAAACAACGGCACCACGGAAGATGACGTGTGCGGGGCCAAATTGGTCACCCTTAACACAAGG ACAGCATATACCGTCCCAATTTTGGCGTTTGCCTTTGTCTGCCAGCCAGTAGTTCTGCCCATCTACACAGAACTGCGGAA GGGCCACATCAGCGCCGAGCCTGATTTTTATATTACCGGGATTATTCTATATTAG